The segment ACGGACGAGGGCGTAGCGGCCCGCGTCGACGCCGACGGCCTCGACGAGGTCCTCCATCGTGACGACGGTGCCCGCGCGCTTCGACATGCGGACCGGCTCGCCGTCGCGGACGAGGTTGACCAGCTGGCCGATGAGGATCTCCAGGTTGACGCGCGGCTCGTCGCCGAACGCGGCGCACATCGCCATGAGGCGGCCCACGTAGCCGTGGTGGTCGCTGCCGAGCATGATGAGGTTGCGTTCGAAGCCGCGCTCGCGCTTGTCGAGGTAGTAGGCGAGGTCGCCGGCGATGTAGGCGGCTTCGCCGTCGCTCTTCACGACGACCCGATCGCGGTCGTCGCCGAACTCGGTCGTGCGGAGCCAGGTCGCGCCGTCGGCCTGATAGACGTGCCCGAGCGCGTCGAGCCGCGCGAGGGCGCGATCGACGGCCTTCGACTCGAAGAGGTCGTTCTCGTGGAAGTAGACGTCGAAGTCGACCCCGAAGTCGTGGAGAGATGCCTTGATGTCGGCGAACATGAAGTCGACGCCGACGCTGCGGAACAGCTCCTGGGCCTCCGCCCGCGGGAGGTCGGTCACGTCGCCGTCGAACGTCTCGATGACGCGCGCCGCGATCTCCTGGATGTAGAGCCCGCCGTAGCCGTCCTCCGGCGTCGGCTCGGACAGGGCCGCGGCCACGAGGCTCCGGGCGAACCGGTCGATCTGCAGGCCGTGGTCGTTGAAGTAGTACTCGCGGGTGACGAGGCCGCCGACCGCCTCGAAGACCCGGGCCAGGCTGTCGCCGACGGCGGCCCAGCGGACACCGCCGAGGTGGATGGGCCCGGTCGGGTTCGCCGACACGAACTCGAGGTTGATGGTGACGCCGTCGTAGTAGACGCCGCGGCCGTAGAGGTCGCCCTGCTCGACGATCGATTTGGCCAGGGCACCGGCGGCGGCGGCCTCGAGCGTGATGTTGATGAAGCCCGGACCGGCGACGTCGACCGCGGCGATGCCGTCCTCCTCCATCAGCTCGGCAGCGATGGCGGTCGCGAGCTCGCGGGGGTTGGTCGCGACGCGCTTGGCGAACTTCAGCGCGATGTTCGACGCCCAGTCGCCGTGGTCGCGGTTCTTCGGCCGCTCGAGGACGGCGTCGGCGATCGTGACCTCGACCGCGGGGGCCTCGGTGTCGCCGCTCTCCGCCCGTCGACGCGCGAGGACGCCCTGGACGACGGCGAGAAGGGAGGCGGAGAGTTCGGCGGGAGTCACGGTCGACAATCCTACCGGGCGGCACCTTTCCTCTCGGCGTTCTCCACAGGTGCCGTGGACTCCCCTCCCGCTCTCCGATTCCACGACAGGATGGACGCATGACCCCGGACCTCCGATCCCCGCTCGTCCGCTCGGCCGCCGGCAACCTCGTCCGCACGGCTCCCCGAAGCCCTGCCCTCCGGGCGGCCGGCGCCGCAGTCGTCGTCGCCGCCCTCACGGTCCTGACCGGCTGCACCGGATCCACCGCTCCGCGGGCGGACACCTCGGCGTCGCCGCGGGCAGGAGCCACGGGCCAGGCGTCGCCCCGTCCCTCCGGCGTCGGCGCGCTGACCTCGACCCCGCTGACGGTCCCCTGCGACGAGCTGGCCCCCGCCGCCGCCGTCTCCGCCGCGTACGGGGGCATGACCCTCGACGGCACCCCGACGGCTCCTGCCGACTCCGACGCCGCGGTCATCGAGGCCGAGGGCGGCACGGTCTGCTCCTGGACCGGGCAGGCGGGCGCCACGATGACCCTCGCCGTCGGGAGCTTCGACAAAGCGAGTCTCACGACGTTGAAGAACAGCCTGGTCACGACGAGCAACCCGGTCCCGACCTACCACGGCGAGGGCTACTTCCAGCTCGACGGCACGACGGGGATCGCCGAGGCGTTCAGCGACCCGTACTGGATCGTCGCCCTCTCCGGGACGTTCAGCGAGCCGGGCGCGGCCGAACCCCTCGTCGACCAGGCCATCTCGGCACTCGCCGCCCGGGGCTGAAGGCTTCGACGACCCTCGCGGGCCGGCTCGCAGGAGTCGCGCGCCGCCTCACGCCGCGCGGACCTGCTCGCCGAGGTGGTCGAGCAGCCGGAGCAACTGCCCGGCGGGAGCCTTGCGATCCTCCGGGTGCCACTGCACGCCCGTGATCGGGGCCGTGTCGTGCTCGACGGCCTCGACGACGCCGTCGCTCGCGCGCCCGACGACCCTCAACCCCTCGGCGACCGTACCGAGGGCCTGGTGGTGGGCGCTCTGCACCCCGATCGACTCGCCGAGGACGGCGGCCAGGCGGCTGGTGGTGCCGAGGTCGACGGAGTGAGCGTGCATGAGCTCCTCGACCGGTGCGCCCGTGTTCCGGTGCTGGGTCTCTCCCGGGATGTGCTGGAGGAGCGTCCCGCCGAGCGCGACGTTGATGAGCTGGTGACCGCGGCACACGCCGAGCAGTGGGGTGCCGCGACGCAGGGCCCGATGGACCGCCGCGATCTGGCCGGAATCGGCCTCCTCGTAGTGGCGCCCCTCCTCCTGGTAGCCCGAGTCGCCCCCGTACCACTCGGGGGCGAGGTCCTCGCCGCCCATCAGCACGACGGCGTCGGCCGCATCCGTGGCGCGCAGCAGCTCCTGCTCGCCGAGGTCGGCGGCGGCGAAGCGTTCCGACTCCCAGCCGGTCACCTCGGCCAGGGCCGCGATGCGCGCGTTCAACGTGTCGACGTAGGCGTGATACGAGGGAGCGTGCGGCCGGAACCGGGTCACTTCGATCACCGCCAGACGAGGACGGGCTGAGGGCGAGGTCATGTGTCGATTCTCACCGGAACGGAACCCGGCCGCCCCGGAGTTGCGCCGTGTTACGCCGAGCGAAGACGCGCGGCACTCTCACCCGAAGAGAGCGGCCTACGGCCAGAGCGACGCCTTCGACCAGGATCCGTCCGCCTCGAGGTCGTAGCGGAGCCGCACCTGATCGCGGCCCGTCGTGGCCTGCCAGAACTCCACGACGGTCGGGGCGACGCGGTAGGCGGTCCAGTCGTCGGGCGCGAAGTCGTCGTCGGCCGCGATGCGCTCCTTGGCCGCGTCGAGGCGGGCTCGGGCATCCTGCGGGCTGTCGATGACGTCGCTCTGCGGCATCGCGATCGCGACGGCGCGGGAGTCCGGGTGCCGAGCGGTGAAGTCGGCGACGCTGACATCGCGAGGGCCGGGTGCCGCCGGGCCCGTCACACGGATCTGACGGCCCTGCTCCCGCCAGTAGAAGGTCAGGGCGACCGCAGGATGCCCGGCCACCTGCTTCCCCTTGGGGCTCAGCGACGACGTGGCGAACCAGAACGCGTCGTCGAGGTCCTTCAGCAGCACCGTGCGAGCCTGGGCCGACTCCCCGTCGACAGTCGACAGCGTCATCGCCTGAGGCTGGACGACTCCCCCGTCGACAGCCCGCTCGAACCACTCCCGCGCCAGGGCGAGCGGGTCGGCCGGAGCCGCGTCCTCGTCGAAGGAGGGAGAGGTGGCCTGATCGGGACGTGCCGCGCGGCGCAGCAGCGGCCGGATGCCCGGGGTGGAGTCGTCAGTCATGCCCCCAGCCTGCTCTGCCGACCCCCGTCTCGCCCGCCCCGGCCCGCCCGGACGCTCCGTCGCGCGCGACCTGTTCGGAACGGCTCCCCGGGACTGCTAACGTTGAGCGCACTCCGGGCCCCCATAGCTCAGGGGATAGAGCACTGCCCTCCGGAGGCAGGGGCGTAGGTTCGAATCCTACTGGGGGCACTTATTGTCGGAAGCCTGCGGCTTCCTCCCGTCCGCACGAGGTGCTTGTTGCGGCGCACCCGAGGGTGCGCCGGCGGGCACTTTCTGGTCGGATGCCTGCGGCTTCCTCCCGTCCACACCAGGTGCTTGTTGCGGCGCACCCGAGGGTGCGCCGGCGGGCACTTATTGTCGGAAGCCTGCGGCTTCCTCCCGTCCGCACCAGGTGCTTGTTGCGGCGCACCCGAGGGTGCGCCGGCGGGCACGCCCTGTCGGACGACTGCGGCAGGGCGGCTCCTGGCGGCTGTCCCGTGGCCTGGGATGACCGGGGTGCGGGAGACTCGGGGTATGGGCATCCTGCGCATCGTCATCGTCTTCGTCCTGGCCGCGATCGCCGAGATCGGCGGGGCCTGGCTGATCTGGCAGGCCGTCCGCGAGGGCCGGGCGTGGTGGTGGGCCGGCCTCGGCGTCATCGCGCTGGGGCTCTACGGCTTCGTGGCGACCCTGCAGCCCGACGCGAATTTCGGCCGGGTCCTCGCGGCGTACGGCGGGATCTTCGTGGCCGGGGCCCTCGCCTGGGGTGTGATCGTCGACCGGTTCCGACCCGACCGCTGGGACCTCCTCGGTGCCACCGTCTGCCTCTTCGGCGTCGCCGTGATCATGTTCGCGCCACACGCGCGAACCGACGGGTGACCGCGCGCCACACGCGCGAACCGACGGGTGACCGCGCGCCACACGCGCGAACCGACGCGTGACCGCGCGCCCCACGCGCGAGGTCACCCTCGACGACCGAACGGCCCGACGAGATCGTCGGGCCGTTCGAGCACTCACCTCGCCGAAGCGAGGCCGCGCATCGGACTCAGGAGTAGGTCAGCGCGATCACCGCGACGTCGAGGCTCCCGTAGGCGCCTTCGGCTCGCGTGGCGCTCCGAACACGGCCGCGCAGCACGTGGAAGCGCCCGCTCTCTTCGCGGACGAAACCGATGACTCCTGCGGTCGGCGTGGACACGCGCGAGTAGCCGTCTCCCAGAGGGATGACCTCGGCCTGCGATGTGCGTTCCAGAACAGCTCCCATGATGTCCTCCCAAACAACGTTGTCGGGCCCGGGCGCACCCGGAACCTTCTGTCCACAGACTACCCCTCGGGTGGGGTACACCAGCTGGGGATTCTCCCCAGAATCCGCTGAAGGCGGGCGTTTTTCGGGTTACACGGGCTCGATCAGCGGCGCTCTGCGGCCCCGGTCCGCCCGCCCGAGGGTGACCGCCACGCTGGCCACCGACACCAGGACGAGCGCCGCGATCTCACGGAGCGCGAGCGTCTGTCCGAGCACGATCAGCCCCGCGATGGCGGCGACCGCCGGGCCGAGGCTCGACAGCACGCCGAAGACCCGCGTCGGCAGGGTCCGCAGCGCCACGAGCTCCAGGGCGTACGGAAGGGCGGACGTCAGCACGGCGACGATCAGGAAGACGATCACGAGCGACGGGGTCGACACCAGCGCCGCCGCCGCTCGTCCGCCGCCGAAGGGCGCGACGAGGACGGCCGCGATGACGATCGCCACCGCGAGACCGTCGATGCCGCCGATCTGTCGGCCGACCCGGGAGCTGGCGAGGATGTAGCCGGCCCAGAAGAGACCCGCGCCGAGTGCCAGCACGACACCGGCGAGCACCACGGCGCCGCTCGAGCCGACTCCCAGGAGGACGACTCCGGAGAACGCGACGAGCGCCCACAGCGCGTCCCGCCACCTCCGCGTCTGCACGAGCGCGAGGACGAGCGGGCCGGTGAACTCCAGCGTGACGGCGACGCCGATCGGGATCCGGTCGAGGGCCAGGTAGATGAGCGAGTTCATCCCGGCCAGAGCGATGCCGAGGAGCACCGTGGACAGCCACTGCGCTCGCGACCAGCGCCACGCCCGAGGGCGGACGACGGCCAGCAGGATCAGGGCGGCGAAGACGAGACGGAGGGTCGCCGCTCCGACGGGCCCGACCTCGTCGAAGTGCGTCCTGGCGAAGGCGCTGCCGAACTGGACGGAGACGATCGCGCCGACCGCGAGGGTGGGAGCGGGGACGCGGGGCACGCTCACGATTAACTCACGTCCGCGTCGGTCGGTCTCGCTAGACTCCCCGAAACGCTGTCCCCTCGGTGATCCGGACGGCGGAGATCAGCGTCGAAACAGCAGAAACGGGGAACACCGTGGGAGCCACCTCAGCCCGGCAGCATCGAGTCGGGACGACCGGCACGGGGCGTCCGTCGCTCCTTGCCCGCCTCGCCGCCGCAGGCGTCGTCCTCGCATCCGCCCTGGCCCTCGCCGTGGGCCCCACGGCCGCCGTCCACGCGACGGCGCCCGTCGACTTCTCGGGCAAGTACGTCGTCGACGACGCGAACGTCATCAGCGCGTCCGACGAGGCACGTATCACCGCGTCCTTCGACAAGCTCCAGAAGGACACGGGGATCCAGCTCCTGGCCGTCTACGTCCCGTCGTTCAGCGATCCGACCGACCGGGCCGCCTGGGGCGCCGCGACGGCCGAGCGCAACTCCCTCGGGACGAACGACATCCTGCTCTCGGTCGCGGTCGACGACCGCCTCTACGACGTCTCGAAGGCCTCGTCGTCGACCCTGACGACGGCCCAGCTCTCCTCCGTCGAGACGAACGACCTCGTCCCGAAGCTCAAGAGCACGCAGTGGGCGGACGCCGCCGTCGCTCTCGCGACCGGCATCGACAAGGCCAAGGGCCCGGCCGACCTCAGCTGGGTCCCGATCGTCCTCCTCGTCGTCGTCCTCCTCGTCGTCGCGGTGATCGTCGTCTTCTCGGTGCGCCGGAGGCGTCGCCGGGCCGAGGCTCTCGCGACCTCGCGCGCGGAGCAGGACGTCCTCGACCGCCGGGCGGCCACGCTGCTCGTCGGCATCGACGACCAGATCACGCAGGCCACGCAGGAGGTCGACTTCGCCCGTGCGCAGTTCGGCGACTCCGCGGCGGCCCCGTTCGCCGCGGCGGTCGACTCCGCCAAGCAGAAGGTCCGGCAGGCCTTCGAACTCCGGCAGAAGCTCGACGACGAGATCCCGGACACCCCCGAGGAGACCCGCGCCTGGACGGAGCAGATCATCGCTCTCTGCGAGGGCGCCCACACCGACATCGAGGCGCAGTCCGAGGCCTACGCGAAGCTGCGCGCTTCCGAGGCGACGGTCGAGGACGACGCCGCGCGCCTCCGCACCGACGCGGCCGCCCTCGCGGCACGGCGCGGCCAGTCGCAGTCCACCCTCCAGGCGCTGTCGGCCACGTACTCGGCGCGCGCCGTCGCGAGCGTCGCCCAGAACCCGGACCAGGCCGACCGGCTCCTGCAGTTCGCGGGCGAGCGGGCGGCCGAGGCCGACGCCCTCATCGCGGCGGACAAGAAG is part of the Frondihabitans sp. 762G35 genome and harbors:
- a CDS encoding TPM domain-containing protein, with amino-acid sequence MGATSARQHRVGTTGTGRPSLLARLAAAGVVLASALALAVGPTAAVHATAPVDFSGKYVVDDANVISASDEARITASFDKLQKDTGIQLLAVYVPSFSDPTDRAAWGAATAERNSLGTNDILLSVAVDDRLYDVSKASSSTLTTAQLSSVETNDLVPKLKSTQWADAAVALATGIDKAKGPADLSWVPIVLLVVVLLVVAVIVVFSVRRRRRRAEALATSRAEQDVLDRRAATLLVGIDDQITQATQEVDFARAQFGDSAAAPFAAAVDSAKQKVRQAFELRQKLDDEIPDTPEETRAWTEQIIALCEGAHTDIEAQSEAYAKLRASEATVEDDAARLRTDAAALAARRGQSQSTLQALSATYSARAVASVAQNPDQADRLLQFAGERAAEADALIAADKKGEAVGVVDAGRQALVQTDQLLDAIDRASESLRTAQASIDAASADLRSDLQAAARVPAGSTPQSAELPAAVGEVQAALAFAEATRDDPLAVLDRLGQANTRIDTTMAAVRDAEVSRQRAQAALDQAFLNARTQISAARDFIETRRGAISATPRTRLSEAERHLQTAVGLATTDPQSALVEAQQAANMASQAANDANNEVGNFQQQDLFGGGGLGGRGMGGANLGGILTGVIIGGLLNGGGHGGGFGGFGGGGGFGGFGGDGDGGGFGGGGGDFGGGGGDFGGGRDDSGGRF
- a CDS encoding gamma-glutamyl-gamma-aminobutyrate hydrolase family protein, translated to MTSPSARPRLAVIEVTRFRPHAPSYHAYVDTLNARIAALAEVTGWESERFAAADLGEQELLRATDAADAVVLMGGEDLAPEWYGGDSGYQEEGRHYEEADSGQIAAVHRALRRGTPLLGVCRGHQLINVALGGTLLQHIPGETQHRNTGAPVEELMHAHSVDLGTTSRLAAVLGESIGVQSAHHQALGTVAEGLRVVGRASDGVVEAVEHDTAPITGVQWHPEDRKAPAGQLLRLLDHLGEQVRAA
- a CDS encoding YnfA family protein; its protein translation is MGILRIVIVFVLAAIAEIGGAWLIWQAVREGRAWWWAGLGVIALGLYGFVATLQPDANFGRVLAAYGGIFVAGALAWGVIVDRFRPDRWDLLGATVCLFGVAVIMFAPHARTDG
- a CDS encoding pyridoxine/pyridoxamine 5'-phosphate oxidase — translated: MTDDSTPGIRPLLRRAARPDQATSPSFDEDAAPADPLALAREWFERAVDGGVVQPQAMTLSTVDGESAQARTVLLKDLDDAFWFATSSLSPKGKQVAGHPAVALTFYWREQGRQIRVTGPAAPGPRDVSVADFTARHPDSRAVAIAMPQSDVIDSPQDARARLDAAKERIAADDDFAPDDWTAYRVAPTVVEFWQATTGRDQVRLRYDLEADGSWSKASLWP
- the argS gene encoding arginine--tRNA ligase, producing MTPAELSASLLAVVQGVLARRRAESGDTEAPAVEVTIADAVLERPKNRDHGDWASNIALKFAKRVATNPRELATAIAAELMEEDGIAAVDVAGPGFINITLEAAAAGALAKSIVEQGDLYGRGVYYDGVTINLEFVSANPTGPIHLGGVRWAAVGDSLARVFEAVGGLVTREYYFNDHGLQIDRFARSLVAAALSEPTPEDGYGGLYIQEIAARVIETFDGDVTDLPRAEAQELFRSVGVDFMFADIKASLHDFGVDFDVYFHENDLFESKAVDRALARLDALGHVYQADGATWLRTTEFGDDRDRVVVKSDGEAAYIAGDLAYYLDKRERGFERNLIMLGSDHHGYVGRLMAMCAAFGDEPRVNLEILIGQLVNLVRDGEPVRMSKRAGTVVTMEDLVEAVGVDAGRYALVRSPIDSSIDIDLDVLTRRSNDNPVFYVQYAHARTCAVARNAQAAGVERSAFDASLLTHPTEAALLGALSELPRVVQQAAELREPHRVARYVEEVAGTYHRWYDACRVTPLGDEEITDLHRTRLWLNDAAGQVIRNGLTLLGVSAPERM
- a CDS encoding EamA family transporter — encoded protein: MSVPRVPAPTLAVGAIVSVQFGSAFARTHFDEVGPVGAATLRLVFAALILLAVVRPRAWRWSRAQWLSTVLLGIALAGMNSLIYLALDRIPIGVAVTLEFTGPLVLALVQTRRWRDALWALVAFSGVVLLGVGSSGAVVLAGVVLALGAGLFWAGYILASSRVGRQIGGIDGLAVAIVIAAVLVAPFGGGRAAAALVSTPSLVIVFLIVAVLTSALPYALELVALRTLPTRVFGVLSSLGPAVAAIAGLIVLGQTLALREIAALVLVSVASVAVTLGRADRGRRAPLIEPV